In Solanum pennellii chromosome 3, SPENNV200, a single window of DNA contains:
- the LOC107014786 gene encoding ATP synthase subunit gamma, mitochondrial has translation MAMAALRREGRRFATPLISPNPATVFRSSIIPSEEPVLSGVRCISTQVVRNRMKSVKNIQKITKAMKMVAASKLRAIQTRAENSRGLWQPFTALLGDTPSIDVKKNVIVTISADKGLCGGINSTSVKISRVMHKLNSGPDKENKYVVLGEKAKAQLVRDSKKDIELVMTELQKNPLNYTQVSVMADDILKNVEFDALRIVYNKFQSVVSFLPTVSTVLSPEVVEREAESGGKLGDLDLYEIEGAETKGEVLQNLTEFQFSCMMYNAVLENATSEQGARMSAMDSSSRNAGDMLDRLTLTYNRTRQASITTELIEIISGASALEG, from the exons ATGGCCATGGCTGCGTTGAGGCGTGAGGGAAGGCGTTTCGCCACACCTCTGATTTCTCCCAATCCTGCCACTGTTTTTCGTTCTTCAATCATTCCTTCTGA GGAACCAGTCTTGTCAGGAGTTCGATGTATTTCAACTCAAGTTG TCAGAAACCGGATGAAGAGTGTCAAAAATATTCAGAAGATTACGAAGGCTATGAAGATGGTTGCTGCTTCAAAGCTCAGAGCTATTCAAACTAGAGCTGAAAATTCACGCGGCCTGTGGCAGCCATTTACTGCCCTTCTTGGTGACACTCCTA GTATTGATGTCAAGAAGAATGTTATTGTTACCATTTCCGCAGACAAAGGTCTTTGTGGTGGAATCAATTCTACATCTGTCAAGATAAGCAGGGTTATGCATAAGTTGAATTCTG GTCCTGATAAGGAAAATAAGTATGTTGTCTTGGGGGAAAAGGCAAAGGCTCAGCTGGTGCGAGATTCGAAAAAGGACATTGAACTGGTCATGACTGAGTTGCAGAAAAATCCTCTTAACTACACACAG GTTTCTGTGATGGCAGATGACATCTTGAAGAATGTTGAATTTGATGCACTGAGGATTGTGTATAATAAATTCCAGTCAGTTGTCTCATTTTTGCCAACAGTGTCCACTGTACTATCTCCTGAG GTTGTGGAGAGGGAAGCTGAATCTGGTGGAAAGCTTGGAGATTTGGATTTATATGAAATTGAAGGTGCTGAGACAAAGGGTGAAGTTCTTCAGAACCTAACTGAATTTCAATTCTCATGC ATGATGTACAATGCAGTTCTAGAGAACGCTACTAGTGAGCAAGGAGCAAGAATGTCTGCCATGGATAGTTCCAGCAGAAATGCTGGTGACATGCTTGATCGTCTCACTCTTACTTACAACAG AACCCGTCAAGCATCTATCACCACAGAGCTGATTGAGATCATATCAGGAGCATCAGCACTGGAGGGTTAA
- the LOC107013919 gene encoding DNAJ protein JJJ1 homolog, which translates to MFWSWLLESVLNKVPLPFAAKQPLTDQPKPTSLSFPGITALSSEKRCFYEVLGVNCDCTADEIRSAFRKLALQRHPDKLVRSGVPEFEATAIFQELVNAYDVLSDAQERASYDSQRSAYQILFSNSDPKSSSNYSGSVPDLSSFFSNSVYSGYYDERKGFYKVYGDLFEKIYHRELNLARKLGTNLPEEAPIMGNMQSPYAQVTAFYNYWLGFATVNDFCQSDVYKSTLASDRNSRRMMEDMNKKLRKKAKRDYNVTVRGLAEFVRRRDKRVIEMQIKRNEELEKKNEEGRKRMEELEREKAERARNYVEPEWTRTEELQDGGVEEESEEEEDEEEELYCMVCGKKFKSEKQWRNHEQSKKHKENEKMAALR; encoded by the coding sequence ATGTTTTGGTCATGGCTGTTGGAGTCTGTTCTCAACAAGGTACCATTGCCGTTTGCAGCCAAACAGCCCCTAACAGACCAACCTAAACCTACTTCTCTTTCTTTCCCGGGGATAACGGCATTGTCATCGGAGAAAAGATGCTTCTACGAGGTCCTCGGCGTGAACTGCGACTGCACCGCCGACGAGATCAGGTCGGCTTTCAGGAAGCTCGCACTGCAACGCCATCCTGACAAACTCGTCCGATCCGGCGTGCCGGAATTTGAAGCAACCGCTATATTTCAGGAGCTTGTGAACGCTTACGACGTTCTCTCAGACGCGCAGGAGCGTGCTTCGTACGATTCGCAGCGCTCTGCCTATCAGATACTCTTCTCCAATTCCGATCCAAAGAGTTCGTCTAATTACTCCGGTTCCGTTCCCGATCTGTCCTCCTTCTTTTCAAATTCAGTGTATTCTGGATATTACGATGAGAGGAAAGGATTCTACAAGGTGTACGGTGATCTCTTCGAGAAAATCTACCACCGTGAGTTGAATTTGGCTAGGAAGTTAGGTACAAATTTGCCGGAAGAAGCTCCTATTATGGGAAATATGCAGAGTCCTTATGCTCAGGTTACAGCATTCTATAACTATTGGTTAGGATTCGCTACTGTGAATGATTTTTGTCAGTCAGATGTGTACAAATCGACTTTGGCATCGGACAGAAACTCCAGACGGATGATGGAAGATATGAACAAGAAGCTGAGGAAAAAGGCGAAAAGGGATTACAATGTGACTGTTAGAGGATTAGCGGAGTTTGTTAGAAGGAGAGATAAGAGAGTGATTGAGATGCAGATTAAGAGGAATGAAGAACTtgagaagaaaaatgaagaaggacGCAAGAGAATGGAGGAATTGGAAAGAGAGAAGGCTGAGAGAGCAAGAAACTACGTAGAGCCTGAGTGGACGAGAACAGAGGAATTACAAGATGGAGGCGTCGAAGAGGAGTCGGAGGAGGAGGAGGACGAAGAGGAGGAATTGTACTGTATGGTGTGTGGGAAGAAGTTCAAGAGTGAGAAACAATGGAGAAATCACGAGCAGTCCAAGAAGCATAAGGAAAATGAGAAAATGGCAGCTTTGAGATGA
- the LOC107014515 gene encoding DNAJ protein JJJ1 homolog: MASSSEKRCLYEVLGVSRECTADEIRSAYRKLALQRHPDKLVRSGVPESEATAAFQELVNAYEVLSDARERAWYDSHRSQILFSNSGPGNSSNSGSVPDLFSFFSNSVYSGYSDKGKGFYKVYGDLFEKIFQHDLNFARKLGTDLPKEAPLMGNLESPYAQVTAFYSYWLGYVTVMDFCWADQYDVMAGPNRKSRRVMEDENKKLRKKARREYNETVRGLAEFVKKRDKRVIDMQMKRNEEMEKKKEEERKRKKELEREKAERARNYVEPEWTKAEELEDDGIEEESDEDEKKKADENELYCVVCSKKFKSEKQWKNHEQSKKHKEKVAALREAFDEEDDEYNEVVEDGESEELNVADADRTTDLSADDGVNELAEHLEGSTRIQEDELEDDEVQSSDEDETINYQSASDIKGVADELELDDDEASVLEAMISGRKSRKNAVPGRSRQTSAKNEASNDEMDFMEYNNLRSTRRNRGGKKQRNRRPQKEEEQEEEARGGDVGSHVNEVDTGVEVNSAKNDSSDCQGLSSQSPAETANDHKGDDVSGNSEKVPSQDTNKKTTTKKDKNNKSKDTTKDAPKGRKQKGKSKSSSNLCDTCGEEFDSRNQLHKHLGSTGHAKLKSR; this comes from the exons ATGGCGTCGTCGTCGGAGAAAAGGTGCCTATACGAGGTCCTCGGTGTGAGCCGTGAATGCACCGCCGATGAGATCAGGTCCGCTTACAGAAAGCTCGCGCTGCAACGCCACCCTGACAAGCTGGTTCGATCTGGCGTGCCGGAATCCGAAGCAACAGCTGCATTCCAGGAGCTTGTGAATGCCTATGAAGTTTTGTCGGACGCACGGGAGCGTGCTTGGTACGATTCACACCGTTCTCAGATACTCTTCTCTAATTCCGGTCCAGGGAATTCGTCTAACTCTGGTTCTGTCCCCGACCTGTTCTCCTTCTTTTCAAATTCAGTGTATTCTGGATATTCAGATAAAGGGAAGGGATTTTACAAGGTGTATGGTGATCTTTTCGAGAAAATCTTCCAACACGATTTAAATTTCGCGAGGAAGTTAGGTACAGATTTGCCAAAAGAAGCTCCTCTAATGGGAAATTTGGAGAGTCCTTATGCTCAGGTGACTGCATTTTATAGCTATTGGTTAGGATACGTTACTGTGATGGACTTTTGTTGGGCAGATCAGTATGATGTGATGGCGGGACCTAATAGAAAGTCGAGGAGGGTGATGGAGGATGAGAACAAGAAGCTGAGGAAAAAGGCGCGAAGGGAATACAATGAGACTGTTAGAGGATTAGCAGAGTTTGTGAAAAAGAGAGATAAGAGAGTGATTGACATGCAGATGAAGAGGAACGAGgaaatggagaagaaaaaggaagagGAACGCAAGAGAAAGAAGGAGCTGGAGAGAGAGAAGGCTGAGAGAGCAAGAAATTACGTAGAGCCTGAGTGGACGAAAGCAGAGGAGTTAGAAGATGATGGAATTGAGGAGGAATCGGATGAGGACGAGAAAAAGAAGGCAGATGAGAATGAATTATACTGTGTTGTGTGTTCGAAGAAGTTCAAGAGCGAGAAACAGTGGAAAAATCATGAGCAGTCCAAGAAGCATAAGGAGAAGGTGGCAGCTTTGAGAGAAGCTTTTGATGAGGAAGATGATGAATACAATGAGGTGGTGGAGGATGGGGAAAGTGAGGAACTAAATGTAGCTGATGCTGATAGAACAACTGATTTATCTGCTGATGATGGTGTGAATGAGTTAGCAGAACATTTAGAAGGTAGTACACGAATTCAAGAAGATGAGCTCGAGGATGATGAGGTTCAGAGTAGCGATGAAGATGAAACCATTAATTATCAAAGTGCCAGTGATATAAAGGGGGTGGCTGATGAACTTGAATTAGATGATGATGAAGCTAGTGTACTTGAAGCTATGATATCTGGCCGCAAAAGTAGGAAGAATGCAGTTCCAGGCCGTAGTCGTCAAACTTCAGCAAAGAACGAAGCTAGTAATGATGAAATGGACTTCATGGAATATAATAATCTTAGAAGTACTAGGAGAAATAGGGGTGGCAAGAAACAAAGAAACAGGAGaccacaaaaagaagaagaacaagaagaagaagcaagaggAGGAGATGTAGGATCTCATGTGAATGAAGTTGATACTGGCGTCGAGGTAAATAGTGCAAAAAATGATAGCTCAGATTGCCAGGGGCTGTCATCCCAGTCTCCAGCAGAAACTGCAAATGATCACAAAGGAGATGATGTTTCAGGAAACAGTGAAAAAGTTCCCAGCCAAGATACAAACAAGAAAACTACCACaaagaaagacaaaaacaaCAAATCAAAAGATACAACCAAAGATGCACCCAAAGGAAGGAAACAAAAG GGAAAATCGAAATCTTCTAGCAACTTGTGTGATACATGTGGGGAAGAATTCGATTCCAG GAATCAATTACACAAGCATCTAGGATCAACAGGGCATGCTAAACTAAAATCGCGGTGA
- the LOC107014514 gene encoding histone deacetylase 5-like, with amino-acid sequence MDSGERRRVGLIYDKRMKKHFDIEDVKHPESADRIQKIWDKLKDSGIAKRCTVMGGKEAKDEHISLVHNRKHIDFIKSISSKEEKFWKEMAKKYNSVYFNQGSSEAAYISAGCVIEVAEKVAEGELDSAFAIVRPPGHHAEPNQPMGFCLFNNVAIATKYLLDKRADLGIKKILIVDWDVHHGNGTQKMFWKDPRVLFFSVHRHDFGTYYPCDEAGSHKMTGEGAGKGYNINVPWEHGGCGDADYLAVWDHVLIPVAKEFGPDIILISAGFDAAIGDPLGGCCVSPHGYAVMLNKLLEFAGGKIVMALEGGYDKVSIANSVQACMEVLLQQKPIIGSSEAYPFESTWRVIRTVRKTLSSFWQSFSERLPVKITSMSSPYIQVVSSDSEDEYNTFSNRVSQHLEMDIENVIQPFSDLKVNDGTGITSQASNNFHTWREEHSKIDIWYATFGSNMKLSRFLCYIEGGQVEGMRKPCIGSLDKSKPKEIKWESFSHRLFFAREHTATWGPGGVAFLHPECNSDEKAYLCLYRITLEQFNDVLLQENTSSFDMNYPLFDMTDLQSIEERKCVPVEAVKNGWYRNVLYLGKENGIPILTMTCQLSDVDNFISGKVGMCKPSKEYANTLIRGLVEGKQLSEEEATTYIQEAASRAL; translated from the exons ATGGATTCCGGTGAACGACGGCGCGTTGGACTGATATAcgataaaagaatgaaaaagcaTTTTGATATAGAAGACGTGAAACATCCGGAGAGTGCAGATCGTATTCAGAAAATCTGGGACAAGCTTAAGGATTCAGGAATCGCTAAGAG ATGTACTGTTATGGGTGGAAAGGAAGCCAAGGATGAACATATATCTTTGGTTCATAACAGAAAACATATAGATTTCATCAAAAGCATCAGTTCAAAAGAAGAGAAGTTCTGGAAAGAGATGGCTAAGAAGTACAATTCGGTATACTTCAATCAAGGCTCTTCAGAAGCAGCTTACATTTCTGCAGGCTGTGTGATTGAG GTTGCTGAGAAAGTTGCTGAAGGAGAACTAGACTCTGCCTTTGCCATTGTCAGGCCTCCTGGTCATCACGCAGAACCAAATCAACCAATGGGATTTTGCTTATTCAACAATGTTGCTATAGCTACAAAATATCTCTTGGATAAAAGA GCTGATTTGGGGATCAAGAAGATCTTAATAGTTGATTGGGATGTCCATCATGGAAATGGCACCCAAAAGATGTTTTGGAAGGACCCTCGAGTTCTCTTCTTTTCTGTGCATAG GCACGATTTTGGAACTTATTATCCTTGTGATGAAGCTGGGTCGCATAAAATGACTGGTGAAGGAGCGGGAAAAGGATACAATATAAATGTTCCTTGGGAGCATGGCGGTTGTGGTGATGCAGACTATCTTGCTGTGTGGGATCATGTCTTGATTCCTGTTGCCAAAGAATTTGGTCCTGACATTATCCTGATCTCAGCAGGATTTGATGCAG CTATTGGTGATCCTCTTGGTGGATGTTGTGTTAGTCCACACGGATATGCTGTAATGTTGAACAAG TTGCTGGAATTTGCCGGAGGCAAGATTGTAATGGCACTTGAAGGTGGATATGATAAGGTCTCTATAGCAAATTCTGTGCAAGCTTGTATGGAAGTGTTACTACAGCAAAAACCAATTATTGGATCTTCTGAGGCTTATCCATTTGAATCCACATGGCGAGTGATACGGACT GTACGTAAAACGTTGAGTTCATTTTGGCAATCATTTTCGGAGAGATTACCAGTGAAGATCACTAGCATGAGCTCTCCTTATATTCAG GTCGTTAGCTCTGATTCTGAAGATGAGTACAACACCTTTTCTAACAGGGTATCACAACATTTGGAGATGGATATTGAGAATGTAATTCAACCATTTTCAGACCTGAAAGTTAATGATGGCACAGGCATAACAA GTCAAGCTAGCAATAATTTTCACACTTGGAGGGAAGAGCATTCAAAGATTGATATATGGTATGCCACGTTTGGATCAAATATGAAGTTATCAAGGTTCCTTTGCTATATTGAAGGAGGACAG GTGGAAGGCATGCGAAAGCCATGTATTGGTTCTTTGGATAAAAGCAAGCCAAAGGAGATCAAATGGGAATCTTTTTCCCATCGCCTATTCTTTGCTCGTGAGCATACAGCTACCTGGGGTCCGGGTGGGGTTGCTTTTCTTCACCCTGAATGCAACAGTGATGAAAAAGCTTACTTGTGCCTATATAGGATAAC gCTTGAGCAATTTAATGATGTTTTACTTCAAGAGAATACTTCAAGCTTTGACATGAATTACCCTTTGTTTGACATGACTGACTTACAATCtattgaagaaagaaaatgtgTTCCAGTGGAGGCTGTCAAG AATGGCTGGTACCGTAATGTGCTTTACCTGGGAAAGGAGAATGGTATTCCTATTTTGACAATGAC ATGCCAACTGTCAGATGTTGATAACTTTATATCAGGTAAAGTAGGTATGTGCAAACCATCTAAAGAATATGCCAATACTCTGATTAGAGGTTTGGTAGAAGGGAAGCAGCTATCAGAAGAGGAAGCCACCACTTACATACAAGAAGCAGCTAGCAGAGCATTGTAA